The following coding sequences are from one Thamnophis elegans isolate rThaEle1 chromosome 5, rThaEle1.pri, whole genome shotgun sequence window:
- the YOD1 gene encoding ubiquitin thioesterase OTU1 isoform X1, protein MLRLRCKARNGSFPLPGLTAHSRLHELQGVIAALTGVPIQAQRLLLGFPPSCLDLSDEEQRLGELGIHSGDTLIVEEDTTKPKTDSSIVTKRTVSNSVREAVPVLARKVVPADNSCLFTSIYYVVEGGVYEPGCAPEMRNLIAQIVASDLESYSEAVLGKSNQEYCDWIRREDTWGGAIEVSILSKFYQCEICVVDTQTVRIDRFGEDAGYTKRVLLIYDGIHYDPLERKIPNSDIPPQTIFSTNDDVVLAQALELAEEARRKRQFTDVNRFTLRCMVCQKGLTGQVEAREHAKETGHTNFGEV, encoded by the exons ATGTTACGGCTGCGTTGTAAAGCGCGGAATGGCTCCTTTCCGCTTCCCGGCCTCACGGCACATTCCCGTCTACACGAACTCCAGGGCGTGATCGCTGCCCTCACCGGTGTCCCCATCCAGGCCCAGCGCCTGCTGCTCGGCTTCCCCCCCTCGTGCCTCGACCTCAGTGATGAAGAGCAGCGCCTCGGAGAGCTGGGCATTCATTCCG GTGATACTCTAATAGTTGAAGAAGATACAACCAAGCCCAAGACTGATTCATCTATAGTTACAAAGCGGACTGTTTCTAATTCGGTTAGAGAAGCTGTACCTGTGCTTGCCCGAAAGGTTGTTCCAGCTGACAACTCATGTCTTTTTACCAGCATATATTATGTAGTAGAAGGTGGGGTTTATGAACCAGGCTGTGCCCCAGAAATGAGAAATCTCATTGCCCAAATTGTAGCAAGCGACTTGGAATCCTATAGTGAGGCAGTCCTAGGAAAAAGTAATCAGGAATATTGTGACTGGATCAGAAGAGAAGATACATGGGGAGGTGCAATTGAGGTTTCTATATTATCTAAATTCTATCAGTGTGAAATTTGTGTAGTTGATACCCAGACAGTCAGAATTGATCGTTTTGGGGAAGATGCTGGCTATACTAAACGGGTGCTTTTAATTTATGATGGTATTCACTATGATCCACTTGAACGTAAAATCCCCAACTCAGACATTCCTCCTCAGACAATTTTTTCCACAAATGATGATGTTGTCCTTGCACAGGCTTTGGAATTAGCAGAGGAAGCCAGAAGAAAAAGACAGTTTACTGATGTAAATCGGTTTACATTGAGATGTATGGTTTGTCAGAAAGGATTAACAGGGCAAGTGGAAGCCAGAGAACATGCCAAGGAGACTGGACACACCAACTTTGGAGAAGTGTGA
- the YOD1 gene encoding ubiquitin thioesterase OTU1 isoform X2, translating to MYLPRETLRGRNQFPTFRTGFKHPGDTLIVEEDTTKPKTDSSIVTKRTVSNSVREAVPVLARKVVPADNSCLFTSIYYVVEGGVYEPGCAPEMRNLIAQIVASDLESYSEAVLGKSNQEYCDWIRREDTWGGAIEVSILSKFYQCEICVVDTQTVRIDRFGEDAGYTKRVLLIYDGIHYDPLERKIPNSDIPPQTIFSTNDDVVLAQALELAEEARRKRQFTDVNRFTLRCMVCQKGLTGQVEAREHAKETGHTNFGEV from the exons ATGTATTTACCAAGGGAAACGCTACGCGGGAGAAACCAATTCCCTACCTTTCGCACAGGGTTTAAGCACccag GTGATACTCTAATAGTTGAAGAAGATACAACCAAGCCCAAGACTGATTCATCTATAGTTACAAAGCGGACTGTTTCTAATTCGGTTAGAGAAGCTGTACCTGTGCTTGCCCGAAAGGTTGTTCCAGCTGACAACTCATGTCTTTTTACCAGCATATATTATGTAGTAGAAGGTGGGGTTTATGAACCAGGCTGTGCCCCAGAAATGAGAAATCTCATTGCCCAAATTGTAGCAAGCGACTTGGAATCCTATAGTGAGGCAGTCCTAGGAAAAAGTAATCAGGAATATTGTGACTGGATCAGAAGAGAAGATACATGGGGAGGTGCAATTGAGGTTTCTATATTATCTAAATTCTATCAGTGTGAAATTTGTGTAGTTGATACCCAGACAGTCAGAATTGATCGTTTTGGGGAAGATGCTGGCTATACTAAACGGGTGCTTTTAATTTATGATGGTATTCACTATGATCCACTTGAACGTAAAATCCCCAACTCAGACATTCCTCCTCAGACAATTTTTTCCACAAATGATGATGTTGTCCTTGCACAGGCTTTGGAATTAGCAGAGGAAGCCAGAAGAAAAAGACAGTTTACTGATGTAAATCGGTTTACATTGAGATGTATGGTTTGTCAGAAAGGATTAACAGGGCAAGTGGAAGCCAGAGAACATGCCAAGGAGACTGGACACACCAACTTTGGAGAAGTGTGA